A single Ptiloglossa arizonensis isolate GNS036 chromosome 2, iyPtiAriz1_principal, whole genome shotgun sequence DNA region contains:
- the Tlk gene encoding tousled-like kinase isoform X1 — translation MTDNCWNSGGGAGVKMEHFQATLDPRKQELLEARFLGARMSAGSQIQMAPQSTVNSGQSVHSQDSNMSTGSSHSDKEVDPNTPEKVPRTPSERKRKRKADDGGGGVTGGPVGSKGSRSVAALENKKINEYFPKHHLGNSPIRHGGAKSPSPQQGYPMYPPSPQQLLSPQVTTPNSSVAEFSSLMQPPRPHPQPPPPPPPASTQPAGSMVSKQVQVRPTNLSRTSQVRQAKTNTPNTELTCQRIQEFETQATSDLELRNNKIDELNRTTDELRNQMTNQQKLIEQHKSHINKCIDVVKKLLKEKSNIEKKEARQKCMQNRLRLGQFVTQRVGATFQENWTDGYAFQELARRQEEIATEREEIDKQKKLLLKKRPSNSETGRKRSQPQPSLHNGTEATFLKPDAVPGSYTWQEYYEADEILKLRQSALKKEDADLQLEMEKLERERNLHIRELKRIHNEDQSRFNSHPVLNERYLLLMLLGKGGFSEVHKAFDLKEQRYVACKVHQLNKDWKEDKKANYIKHALREYNIHKALDHPRVVKLYDVFEIDANSFCTVLEYCDGHDLDFYLKQHKTIPEREARSIVMQVVSALKYLNEIKPPVIHYDLKPGNILLTEGNVCGEIKITDFGLSKVMDEENYNPDHGMDLTSQGAGTYWYLPPECFVIGKNPPKISSKVDVWSVGVIFYQCLYGKKPFGHNQSQATILEENTILKATEVQFANKPTVSNEAKSFIRSCLAYRKEERIDVLTLARHEYLQPPVPKHGRQANNQQQQQQQQIQQQQQQTSFSIGMFSGMNASSSS, via the exons ATGTCTGCTGGGTCACAAATTCAGATGGCACCCCAATCAACTGTAAACTCTGGTCAGTCGGTTCATAGTCAAGATTCGAACATGAGCACTG GCTCATCACATAGTGATAAGGAGGTAGACCCGAATACTCCGGAAAAGGTACCAAGAACTCCttcggaaagaaaaagaaagcgaAAAGCTGATGATGGAGGTGGAGGAGTTACAGGAGGACCTGTAGGAAGTAAGGGTTCTAGATCCGTTGCTGCCCTTGAGAATAAAAAGATCaatgaatattttccaaagcaTCATTTGGGCAATAGTCCCATTCGGCACGGTGGTGCTAAAAGCCCCTCTCCTCAACAGGGTTATCCCATG tATCCACCATCGCCTCAACAACTCCTTTCACCGCAAGTAACAACACCCAATTCTTCAGTGGCAGAATTTTCTTCACTGATGCAGCCGCCAAGACCTCATCCTcaacctccacctcctcctccaccagcCTCGACACAACCTGCAGGCTCGATGGTCAGCAAGCAGGTGCAGGTAAGGCCTACCAACCTCAGTAGGACAAGCCAGGTCAGGCAAGCGAAGACTAACACCCCAAAT ACAGAACTTACTTGCCAGAGGATACAGGAATTTGAAACTCAAGCCACTTCAGATTTAGAATTACGTAACAATAAAATTGATGAATTGAATAGA ACAACAGATGAACTTAGGAATCAAATGACTAATCAACAGAAACTGATTGAGCAGCACAAATCccatataaataaatgtatagacGTTGTAAAGAAATTActgaaagaaaaatcaaacatAGAAAAAAAGGAGGCTAGGCAAAAGTGTATGCAAAATAGACTGAGATTGGGTCAATTTGTGACTCAGAGGGTAGGTGCAACATTTCAAGAAAACTGGACAGATGGTTACGCGTTTCAAGAATTAGCACGACGACAAGAAGAAATTGCGACTGAACGGGAAGAAATTGATAAGCAGAAAAAACTATTACTAAAAAAGAGGCCATCAAATAGTGAAACTGGTAGAAAACGTAGTCAGCCACAACCTTCTTTGCATAATGGCACAGAAGCTACGTTCTTGAAACCAGATGCAGTACCTGGATCTTATACATGGCAAGAGTATTATGAAGCTGACGAAATACTCAAG TTAAGACAAAGTGCGTTGAAGAAAGAAGATGCAGATCTGCAGCTAGAAATGGAAAAACTCGAAAGAGAACGAAATTTACACATCAGAGAGTTGAAACGTATTCATAACGAGGACCAATCAAGATTCAACTCTCATCCTGTATTGAATGAACGTTACCTTCTACTAATGTTATTAGGGAAAGGTGGCTTCAGTGAAGTGCACAAG GCATTTGACTTAAAAGAGCAACGATATGTCGCTTGTAAAGTTCATCAATTGAATAAAGACTGGAAAGAGGATAAGAAAGCTAATTATATTAA ACATGCGTTACGagaatataatatacataaagcTCTTGATCATCCTCGTGTTGTGAAATTGTATGATGTATTTGAAATTGATGCCAATTCCTTTTGTACTGTCTTGGAATATTGTGATGGACATGATTTAGATTTTTATCTCAAGCAG CATAAAACTATACCTGAAAGAGAAGCAAGATCTATTGTTATGCAAGTTGTGTCTGCATTAAAGTACCTCAATGAAATAAAACCCCCAGTCATACATTATGATTTAAAACCAg GTAATATATTATTAACTGAAGGTAATGTTtgcggagaaataaaaattaccgaCTTCGGATTAAGTAAAGTAATGGATGAAGAAAACTACAATCCAGACCATGGAATGGATTTAACGTCTCAAGGAGCTGGTACCTATtg GTATCTTCCGCCAGAGTGTTTTGTCATTGGCAAAAATCCTCCCAAAATATCATCAAAAGTTGATGTATGGAGTGTGGGTGTTATATTTTATCAATGTCTATATGGTAAAAAG CCTTTTGGACATAATCAATCTCAAGCTACAATTTTAGAGGAAAATACAATTCTGAAAGCTACTGAAGTTCAATTTGCAAATAAACCGACTGTTAGCAACGAAGCAAAG aGTTTCATAAGAAGTTGCCTAGCATATAGGAAAGAAGAACGTATAGATGTATTGACATTAGCTAGACACGAATATCTTCAACCTCCAGTGCCAAAGCATGGCCGTCAAGCGAATAatcaacagcagcagcaacaacaacagattcagcaacagcagcaacaaacCTCGTTTAGTATTGGCATGTTTAGTGGTATGAACGCGTCAAGCAGTTCGTAG
- the Tlk gene encoding tousled-like kinase isoform X2 — protein MSAGVKMEHFQATLDPRKQELLEARFLGARMSAGSQIQMAPQSTVNSGQSVHSQDSNMSTGSSHSDKEVDPNTPEKVPRTPSERKRKRKADDGGGGVTGGPVGSKGSRSVAALENKKINEYFPKHHLGNSPIRHGGAKSPSPQQGYPMYPPSPQQLLSPQVTTPNSSVAEFSSLMQPPRPHPQPPPPPPPASTQPAGSMVSKQVQVRPTNLSRTSQVRQAKTNTPNTELTCQRIQEFETQATSDLELRNNKIDELNRTTDELRNQMTNQQKLIEQHKSHINKCIDVVKKLLKEKSNIEKKEARQKCMQNRLRLGQFVTQRVGATFQENWTDGYAFQELARRQEEIATEREEIDKQKKLLLKKRPSNSETGRKRSQPQPSLHNGTEATFLKPDAVPGSYTWQEYYEADEILKLRQSALKKEDADLQLEMEKLERERNLHIRELKRIHNEDQSRFNSHPVLNERYLLLMLLGKGGFSEVHKAFDLKEQRYVACKVHQLNKDWKEDKKANYIKHALREYNIHKALDHPRVVKLYDVFEIDANSFCTVLEYCDGHDLDFYLKQHKTIPEREARSIVMQVVSALKYLNEIKPPVIHYDLKPGNILLTEGNVCGEIKITDFGLSKVMDEENYNPDHGMDLTSQGAGTYWYLPPECFVIGKNPPKISSKVDVWSVGVIFYQCLYGKKPFGHNQSQATILEENTILKATEVQFANKPTVSNEAKSFIRSCLAYRKEERIDVLTLARHEYLQPPVPKHGRQANNQQQQQQQQIQQQQQQTSFSIGMFSGMNASSSS, from the exons ATGTCTGCTGGGTCACAAATTCAGATGGCACCCCAATCAACTGTAAACTCTGGTCAGTCGGTTCATAGTCAAGATTCGAACATGAGCACTG GCTCATCACATAGTGATAAGGAGGTAGACCCGAATACTCCGGAAAAGGTACCAAGAACTCCttcggaaagaaaaagaaagcgaAAAGCTGATGATGGAGGTGGAGGAGTTACAGGAGGACCTGTAGGAAGTAAGGGTTCTAGATCCGTTGCTGCCCTTGAGAATAAAAAGATCaatgaatattttccaaagcaTCATTTGGGCAATAGTCCCATTCGGCACGGTGGTGCTAAAAGCCCCTCTCCTCAACAGGGTTATCCCATG tATCCACCATCGCCTCAACAACTCCTTTCACCGCAAGTAACAACACCCAATTCTTCAGTGGCAGAATTTTCTTCACTGATGCAGCCGCCAAGACCTCATCCTcaacctccacctcctcctccaccagcCTCGACACAACCTGCAGGCTCGATGGTCAGCAAGCAGGTGCAGGTAAGGCCTACCAACCTCAGTAGGACAAGCCAGGTCAGGCAAGCGAAGACTAACACCCCAAAT ACAGAACTTACTTGCCAGAGGATACAGGAATTTGAAACTCAAGCCACTTCAGATTTAGAATTACGTAACAATAAAATTGATGAATTGAATAGA ACAACAGATGAACTTAGGAATCAAATGACTAATCAACAGAAACTGATTGAGCAGCACAAATCccatataaataaatgtatagacGTTGTAAAGAAATTActgaaagaaaaatcaaacatAGAAAAAAAGGAGGCTAGGCAAAAGTGTATGCAAAATAGACTGAGATTGGGTCAATTTGTGACTCAGAGGGTAGGTGCAACATTTCAAGAAAACTGGACAGATGGTTACGCGTTTCAAGAATTAGCACGACGACAAGAAGAAATTGCGACTGAACGGGAAGAAATTGATAAGCAGAAAAAACTATTACTAAAAAAGAGGCCATCAAATAGTGAAACTGGTAGAAAACGTAGTCAGCCACAACCTTCTTTGCATAATGGCACAGAAGCTACGTTCTTGAAACCAGATGCAGTACCTGGATCTTATACATGGCAAGAGTATTATGAAGCTGACGAAATACTCAAG TTAAGACAAAGTGCGTTGAAGAAAGAAGATGCAGATCTGCAGCTAGAAATGGAAAAACTCGAAAGAGAACGAAATTTACACATCAGAGAGTTGAAACGTATTCATAACGAGGACCAATCAAGATTCAACTCTCATCCTGTATTGAATGAACGTTACCTTCTACTAATGTTATTAGGGAAAGGTGGCTTCAGTGAAGTGCACAAG GCATTTGACTTAAAAGAGCAACGATATGTCGCTTGTAAAGTTCATCAATTGAATAAAGACTGGAAAGAGGATAAGAAAGCTAATTATATTAA ACATGCGTTACGagaatataatatacataaagcTCTTGATCATCCTCGTGTTGTGAAATTGTATGATGTATTTGAAATTGATGCCAATTCCTTTTGTACTGTCTTGGAATATTGTGATGGACATGATTTAGATTTTTATCTCAAGCAG CATAAAACTATACCTGAAAGAGAAGCAAGATCTATTGTTATGCAAGTTGTGTCTGCATTAAAGTACCTCAATGAAATAAAACCCCCAGTCATACATTATGATTTAAAACCAg GTAATATATTATTAACTGAAGGTAATGTTtgcggagaaataaaaattaccgaCTTCGGATTAAGTAAAGTAATGGATGAAGAAAACTACAATCCAGACCATGGAATGGATTTAACGTCTCAAGGAGCTGGTACCTATtg GTATCTTCCGCCAGAGTGTTTTGTCATTGGCAAAAATCCTCCCAAAATATCATCAAAAGTTGATGTATGGAGTGTGGGTGTTATATTTTATCAATGTCTATATGGTAAAAAG CCTTTTGGACATAATCAATCTCAAGCTACAATTTTAGAGGAAAATACAATTCTGAAAGCTACTGAAGTTCAATTTGCAAATAAACCGACTGTTAGCAACGAAGCAAAG aGTTTCATAAGAAGTTGCCTAGCATATAGGAAAGAAGAACGTATAGATGTATTGACATTAGCTAGACACGAATATCTTCAACCTCCAGTGCCAAAGCATGGCCGTCAAGCGAATAatcaacagcagcagcaacaacaacagattcagcaacagcagcaacaaacCTCGTTTAGTATTGGCATGTTTAGTGGTATGAACGCGTCAAGCAGTTCGTAG
- the Tlk gene encoding tousled-like kinase isoform X3, whose protein sequence is MEHFQATLDPRKQELLEARFLGARMSAGSQIQMAPQSTVNSGQSVHSQDSNMSTGSSHSDKEVDPNTPEKVPRTPSERKRKRKADDGGGGVTGGPVGSKGSRSVAALENKKINEYFPKHHLGNSPIRHGGAKSPSPQQGYPMYPPSPQQLLSPQVTTPNSSVAEFSSLMQPPRPHPQPPPPPPPASTQPAGSMVSKQVQVRPTNLSRTSQVRQAKTNTPNTELTCQRIQEFETQATSDLELRNNKIDELNRTTDELRNQMTNQQKLIEQHKSHINKCIDVVKKLLKEKSNIEKKEARQKCMQNRLRLGQFVTQRVGATFQENWTDGYAFQELARRQEEIATEREEIDKQKKLLLKKRPSNSETGRKRSQPQPSLHNGTEATFLKPDAVPGSYTWQEYYEADEILKLRQSALKKEDADLQLEMEKLERERNLHIRELKRIHNEDQSRFNSHPVLNERYLLLMLLGKGGFSEVHKAFDLKEQRYVACKVHQLNKDWKEDKKANYIKHALREYNIHKALDHPRVVKLYDVFEIDANSFCTVLEYCDGHDLDFYLKQHKTIPEREARSIVMQVVSALKYLNEIKPPVIHYDLKPGNILLTEGNVCGEIKITDFGLSKVMDEENYNPDHGMDLTSQGAGTYWYLPPECFVIGKNPPKISSKVDVWSVGVIFYQCLYGKKPFGHNQSQATILEENTILKATEVQFANKPTVSNEAKSFIRSCLAYRKEERIDVLTLARHEYLQPPVPKHGRQANNQQQQQQQQIQQQQQQTSFSIGMFSGMNASSSS, encoded by the exons ATGTCTGCTGGGTCACAAATTCAGATGGCACCCCAATCAACTGTAAACTCTGGTCAGTCGGTTCATAGTCAAGATTCGAACATGAGCACTG GCTCATCACATAGTGATAAGGAGGTAGACCCGAATACTCCGGAAAAGGTACCAAGAACTCCttcggaaagaaaaagaaagcgaAAAGCTGATGATGGAGGTGGAGGAGTTACAGGAGGACCTGTAGGAAGTAAGGGTTCTAGATCCGTTGCTGCCCTTGAGAATAAAAAGATCaatgaatattttccaaagcaTCATTTGGGCAATAGTCCCATTCGGCACGGTGGTGCTAAAAGCCCCTCTCCTCAACAGGGTTATCCCATG tATCCACCATCGCCTCAACAACTCCTTTCACCGCAAGTAACAACACCCAATTCTTCAGTGGCAGAATTTTCTTCACTGATGCAGCCGCCAAGACCTCATCCTcaacctccacctcctcctccaccagcCTCGACACAACCTGCAGGCTCGATGGTCAGCAAGCAGGTGCAGGTAAGGCCTACCAACCTCAGTAGGACAAGCCAGGTCAGGCAAGCGAAGACTAACACCCCAAAT ACAGAACTTACTTGCCAGAGGATACAGGAATTTGAAACTCAAGCCACTTCAGATTTAGAATTACGTAACAATAAAATTGATGAATTGAATAGA ACAACAGATGAACTTAGGAATCAAATGACTAATCAACAGAAACTGATTGAGCAGCACAAATCccatataaataaatgtatagacGTTGTAAAGAAATTActgaaagaaaaatcaaacatAGAAAAAAAGGAGGCTAGGCAAAAGTGTATGCAAAATAGACTGAGATTGGGTCAATTTGTGACTCAGAGGGTAGGTGCAACATTTCAAGAAAACTGGACAGATGGTTACGCGTTTCAAGAATTAGCACGACGACAAGAAGAAATTGCGACTGAACGGGAAGAAATTGATAAGCAGAAAAAACTATTACTAAAAAAGAGGCCATCAAATAGTGAAACTGGTAGAAAACGTAGTCAGCCACAACCTTCTTTGCATAATGGCACAGAAGCTACGTTCTTGAAACCAGATGCAGTACCTGGATCTTATACATGGCAAGAGTATTATGAAGCTGACGAAATACTCAAG TTAAGACAAAGTGCGTTGAAGAAAGAAGATGCAGATCTGCAGCTAGAAATGGAAAAACTCGAAAGAGAACGAAATTTACACATCAGAGAGTTGAAACGTATTCATAACGAGGACCAATCAAGATTCAACTCTCATCCTGTATTGAATGAACGTTACCTTCTACTAATGTTATTAGGGAAAGGTGGCTTCAGTGAAGTGCACAAG GCATTTGACTTAAAAGAGCAACGATATGTCGCTTGTAAAGTTCATCAATTGAATAAAGACTGGAAAGAGGATAAGAAAGCTAATTATATTAA ACATGCGTTACGagaatataatatacataaagcTCTTGATCATCCTCGTGTTGTGAAATTGTATGATGTATTTGAAATTGATGCCAATTCCTTTTGTACTGTCTTGGAATATTGTGATGGACATGATTTAGATTTTTATCTCAAGCAG CATAAAACTATACCTGAAAGAGAAGCAAGATCTATTGTTATGCAAGTTGTGTCTGCATTAAAGTACCTCAATGAAATAAAACCCCCAGTCATACATTATGATTTAAAACCAg GTAATATATTATTAACTGAAGGTAATGTTtgcggagaaataaaaattaccgaCTTCGGATTAAGTAAAGTAATGGATGAAGAAAACTACAATCCAGACCATGGAATGGATTTAACGTCTCAAGGAGCTGGTACCTATtg GTATCTTCCGCCAGAGTGTTTTGTCATTGGCAAAAATCCTCCCAAAATATCATCAAAAGTTGATGTATGGAGTGTGGGTGTTATATTTTATCAATGTCTATATGGTAAAAAG CCTTTTGGACATAATCAATCTCAAGCTACAATTTTAGAGGAAAATACAATTCTGAAAGCTACTGAAGTTCAATTTGCAAATAAACCGACTGTTAGCAACGAAGCAAAG aGTTTCATAAGAAGTTGCCTAGCATATAGGAAAGAAGAACGTATAGATGTATTGACATTAGCTAGACACGAATATCTTCAACCTCCAGTGCCAAAGCATGGCCGTCAAGCGAATAatcaacagcagcagcaacaacaacagattcagcaacagcagcaacaaacCTCGTTTAGTATTGGCATGTTTAGTGGTATGAACGCGTCAAGCAGTTCGTAG